The Mycolicibacterium fluoranthenivorans genomic interval GATGCTGGACACGGCTCGCGCCAAGGCCCCGCACCTGGAATGGGTCCTGGCTGATCTGTCCGCCCCGGAGGCAGGGGTGGCCGGAGAGTTCGACCTCATCGTCGCGGCGGGAAACGTGATGATCTTCCTGGAACCGGGCACCGAGGCGCAGGTGGTGGCCGGACTGGCCGGGCACCTGGCGCCGGGTGGACTGCTCGTGTCCGGGTTCTCGCTACGCCCGCACAGGTTGTCGCTGGCCGACTACGACAGGTTCGCCACGGCCGCCGGTCTGGAACCGATGGCGAGGTGGTCGACCTGGGATCGTGCGGAGTTCACCGGCGGTGACTATGCGGTATCGGTACACCGGCGTGCGCCGCGACCGCCGGAGCGATCCAGTCGTTGAGGAATGCACGTAAGGCGTGGCCCTGCCGGGCCGGCCGCCCCGGATCGACGATGAACGACTGCAGGATGCGCAGCATGAACTCGACCAGCTCGTCGAGTCCGCCATCGGCGAAGCCGGCTGCCGCCCAATCCACCCCGAAGCGCTGCAGGATCGAGCGTCCGAAACCGATGGCGATATCGGACGTCACGCCCGCGGTGAAGGCGCTGGCCTTTCCGGGCTGGAGCACCAGGCCGAGGTAGCGGTCGTGCGGCAACTGCTCGATGGTGTACGCGATCCCTTCGACGACGGCCTCGGTCGGATCGTCGATCGAACCCAGTTGGGCGGCAAGGCGATCGAGAAATCCGGCCACCGATGACACCGCGGTCGCGGCCAACAGCGTCTCGTGGGTGGGGAAGTACCGGTAGATCGTCTGGCGGGTGACGCCGAGGGTTTGGGCCACCTCCGACACGCTCACGGTGCCGCGGGCGTCGATGGCGCTGCGCGACGTCTCGATGATGCGGCGTACCGCCTCGTCGTCGTCGACCGGGATGTCACCGGACCAGCCGTGCCTGCGCATCCGACGATCGTCGCACGGATCCGGCCCAAAGCTTGACAGTACAGTTAGTCATGAATGTATGGTCAGATTATGGTTCTCAGCCCGGCGAGCAGCGCCGACGAATCCCTGACCCGGCGTGCCCTGCAGCACGCACTCGACGGCACGACCGATATGGCCGATGCCGTGCTCAAGGTGCCGCTGCACTACTACCGCGATCCCAAGATCACCGAGATCGAGGAGTCGCAGATCCTGCGCCGGGTGCCGCTGGCGATCGTTCCGTCGGCCCAGCTCCCGAAGAACAACGACTTCGTGGTCCGCTCCGTGCTTGGCGACTCGCTGCTGGTGACGCGGGACCGGAGCGGTCTCGCCCATGTCTTCCTGAACTACTGCCGGCACCGGGGGGCGATGCCGGCCTGCGGTTCGGGTAACGCGTCGCGTTTCGTGTGCCCCTACCACGCCTGGACCTACCGCAACACCGGCGAACTGTTCATGGTGCCGGGCAAATCCGGGTTCGACACCATGGACAACGCCGACTACGGACTGGTCGAACTCCCCTCGCAGGAACGGTACGGGTTCATCTGGGCGGTCCTCACCGCGGATGCCGCCATCGATCTCGACGCTCACCTGGGTCCGTTGGGACCTGAACTGGCGCAATGGAATTACGAGAGCTATGGCTACCACACCGATCGGGAGTTCTCCTCGGAGGTGTCGTGGAAAGGCGCGTTGGAGGCGTTTGCCGAGGGCTACCATTTCCCGTTCGTGCACGGCGAGAGCCTGATCGGGCAGAACACCCTGCCGAACACGGCCATCTACGACGAGTTCGGCAAGCACCATCGGATCGGCTTCCCGTTCACCTGGATCAAGAACCTCGCGGAGGATTCGGTGGCTGCGCTGGAGCCGTCGGCCAACATGGGGGTCATCTACTGGGTGTATCCCAACCTCATCCTGGCCAACAGTCCGGTCGGGGTGGAGATCATCGACATGCTGCCCGAGGGTGAGCCGACGCGGTGTACGGTCCGGCACAGCTGGATGGGCCGCATCCCGGCGATCGATGACGATATGCGCGCTCTCTACGACACCGTCTACGAGGGCGTGCACGCCGCGGTGCGCGACGAGGATTTCGCGATGTTGCCGCAGTGCGGCGAGGGCGTTCGGCACGGCCAGCACGACCACATGATCATCGGACGCAACGAGATCGCCGTGCAGCACATGATCAAGGTGTTCGCCCAGGAGTTGGGTGTCGCGCTGGCCTGAACACCCGCCGGCTCATCGAGGCGCGGCGACGTCGAGCACCATGAGGGCCGAGGAGAACTGAACGGTGGCGGCCGGATCGCCGAGGTCGACGCCGCACAACCGCTCGATGCGCCGCAATCGCTGCGCCACGGTGTTCGGGTGGATCATGAGTCTCTGGGCGGTCACGTTGCGGTCCTGCTTACACACGAAGTGGGTGTGCAGCGTCGAGACCAGATCGGTGCGGTGGGCGGCATCGTATTCGAGCAACGGGCCCAGCGTCCGGGTGGCGTAGGCCAAGAGCTTGGCCGGATCATCAAGTTGGAGAAGCAATCCGACGACACCGAGATCCTCCAGGCCGACGACGGAATCGGTGCGGCCGGCCCGAACGGCGATCTCCAAGGCGCCTTTGGCGATTCGATACGCGTCACCGTATTCGGTCGCCTGGGCGGGCGAGACGGCGATGGTCGCGGTGACATCCGGCGCCGCCCGGGCCATCGCTCGGTGGACCATGACGCCTGGCGGCACGTCGGTACCGGTGGCGTCGGGCCACAGCGCGACCAGCACTCCACCGTGCATGGCGACCAGTGGACGCGGCTGATAACCCGATGCCACTTCGGTGACCGCCGACAGCGCACGCTGCCACGCCTGTCGGGTGGCCACTTCGCCGGAGCCGGTGAGGGTGGCGACGATCGCGATATGTGCCACGGTGAGGTCGTGACCCAGGCGCTGGGCGCGCTCCACCAACTGCGGTGTCAGTTGCCCGCTGCCGGTCAGCACATCGGTCAGCAACTCCCCGCGCACCCGGTGCTCCACTTCCGCTGCTGTCTGCACGCGCAACAATTCCACCGAGATCACGATGGACGCGTGCTCCACCGCGCGAATCTGCAGGGGGTCAAGCGAATCCAGGGTTCCGGGAAACCAGATCCGCGCCGCCACCTCGCTGCCGAGTCGCACGCTTGCGACGAGCCAACCGGTGGGAACACCCGCACCGTCGACGGCCTCGGCGACAGTGGCCGTGGACGCGGTGGGCTCGCCGTCGGACATCGCGGAACGTACGGCGGCGGTGGGATAGTCGACGCCATCGGAGGAGCGGGCGATCTCGCCCTGGCGGGCGTCATCGATGAGCACGGGCCGGCCGATCAGGTCGCTGAGGGCGTCGGCGATGCCTCCGATGCCGCCGGAGCGCAAGGTGACCGCCAGCAGCCGCTCGTGGATCTGTTCCGAACGCGCGAGAGCGTCGCGTTGTTCGCGCAGTGAGCCCGTCAAGGCGCGTAGCTCGTCGAGTCGGCGTGCCGAGGTCAACGCGATGGCCGCATGGTTGGCGAGCAGGATCAACCGTTCGATCTCGTAGCGGGTGAAGGTGTGTACCGAGGCGTAGTAGCCGTTGAGCGTCCCGAGTACCTCGGTGCCGGCGATCAGGGGTACGGCGACGATGGCCCGGTAGCCCTGGTCCTGTGCCACGCCGGCCCAGAGCGCGAATTCGGGTTCGATCCGCACATCACGGATGGCCACGGGCTCACCCGTGTGGAAGGCCCGAGTCGACGGTGAGCCGCTGTTCAGCCGGATGGGTCGGTCGGAATTGACCCGTCGGACGTACTCCTCGGACAGTCCGCTCCAGCCCTGTACCTCCAGTCGCTCCCGGGCCGCATCGGGGACGAGCACGCCGCAGAAGTCGAAGCCCAGCAGCGTCCTGGCCGTATCCGCGACCAGGCAGAGCACCTCGGGCAGGTCGGTCTCGGCACCGGCCCGCGCGCTGAGGGTGCGCAAGGCGGCCAGCCACGTCACGAGTTCCGCGCCCGGCCGCTCGTGGCCCGTCGATACCGTCACCTGAACAGTGTCTCGCATAGATGTATGTCTGTGGATACATAAAAGACAATCAAGTATGTCTGTTCAGACATTGAAGGCGAATGCCGATGTGACGACACTCATATCCATGACCCAAGTCTCACCGGCCACCGCGCCCCCGGCATCGCTGCCCGGTCAGTTCCGCGACATTCTCAACCCGGCCACCGGCGAAGTGCTCACCACGATCCCTGAACAGGGCGAGATCGACGTCGATGCCGCGGTCGCGACAGCGCGGGCGGCGTTCGAGGACGGACCGTGGCCGAACATGGTGCGCAGTGAGCGCGCCAAACTCCTGCTGCGCATCGCCGATGCCATCGAGGACTCCAGTGAGCAGCTCTACACCCTCGAGGCACGTAACAACGGGCGGCCGATCACCGAGACCCGTGCCCAGCTGTCCCGTGTTCCGGAATGGTTCCGCTACAACGCCGGTCTTCTGGCCGCCCAACGCCAGGCCGTACTGCCCGGCGACGGCCCGTACCTGACCTATCAGCAGAGGCTGCCGCTCGGCGTATGCGGCATCATCACCCCGTTCAACCACCCCATGCTCATCCTGGCGCGCAGCCTGTCCGCCGCCCTCGCCAACGGAAACACCGTGGTGGTGAAGCCGTCCGAACTGACCCCACTGACCACCCTCGCACTTGCCGACATCCTCACCCGTGCCGGACTGCCCGAGGGTGTGGTCAACGTCGTGACCGGTGCACGGGAGGCGGGGCGACGGCTCACCAACCACCCCGACGTCGCCAAGATCACCCTCACCGGCGGCACCGAAGCGGGCCGATCCGCTGCCATCGCGACCGCGTCCCGATTTGCGCGGATCACCGCCGAACTCGGCGGTAAGACACCGGTGCTGCTCTTCGACGATGTCGACCCCAGCGTCGCGGCCGAGGGTGCGGCGTTCGCCGCCTTCGTCGCCGCCGGTCAATCCTGTGTCGCCGGATCGCGATTCCTGGTGCAGCGCGGCATCTACGACGAATTCGTCGCGGCGCTCACCGCGCGTGCGCAGGCGATTCGGCTCGGCGATCCGGGGCTGCCGAGCACGCAGATGGGTCCGCTCATCAGTGCCCGCCAGCGTGACAAGGTCGTCGCGCTGATCCAGACCGGTCTGGACGACGGCGCGACCTTGACCGCCGGTGGACAGGCACCGGCGCTGCCGGACCCGTTCGACAAGGGCTTCTTCCTCTCACCCACCGTGCTGTCGGACGCCACCATGGAGATGACGGTCGCTCGCGAAGAGATCTTCGGACCGGTGGCCGTGGTGATCCCCTTCGACGACGAGCACGATGCCGTGCGGATGGCCAACGACAACCCGTACGGGCTGGGCGCCGGCGTGTGGACCACCGATGTGAGCCGTGCTCACCGCGTCGCGGCGCGCATCGAGGCGGGCATGGTGTGGGTCAACGATCACCACCGGCTCGAACCTTCCCTCCCGTGGGGCGGCATCAAAGAGTCGGGGTCTGGAAAAGACGCCGGCACAGAGTCTTTCGATGACTTCTCCTGGATCAAGACAATCGTCGTGCGGACCGCGGCCGACCACGTCGACTGGTACGGCGACCAGCCGCAGCGCCGATTGAACTGACCCGCATCCCCATACCCCGAAAGGCACCACCATGTCCGCAGGACGTTGGCACCACGACATCACCCGAACGCAATGGCTCGTGCTGGCAGGGACCACCTTGGGCTGGGGTCTGGACGGCTTCGCCGGCAGTCTCTACGTCCTGGTGCTCGGGCCCGCCATGACCGAACTGCTTCCGCACAGCGGTATCGGCGTCGACGGCGCGGCGATCGGCTTCTACGGAGGTATGACCGTCGCGCTGTTCCTCGCCGGATGGGCCACCGGCGGAATCCTGTTCGGCATGCTCGCCGACTACTTCGGCCGCACCCGGGTGCTCTCGATCGGCATTCTCACCTATGCGGTGTTCAGTGCCCTGGCGGTCTTCGCCGATACCTGGTGGCAGCTGGGCCTGCTGAGGTTCATCGCCGGCCTCGGGTCAGGTGTCGAGGCGCCGGTGGGTGCGGCGCTGATCGCCGAAACCTGGCGCAACCGCTTCCGGGCGCGCGCAGGCGGGGTGATGATGGCCGGATATGCGGGCGGGTTCTTCATGGCGGCCGCGGCCTACGCACTACTGGGCGATCACGGGTGGCGCGCCATGATGCTGCTCGCCGGTATCCCCGCCCTGGTGGTCTGGTTCATCCGCCGCTACGTGCCAGAGCCGCCGGAGATCGGCGCGCACCTGGAAGCACGCAAGGAGCGAAAGGCGCTCGGCCACCACCACGATCAGGACCGGTTCGTGCTGGGTCGGCTGTTCAGCCCGCCGCTGCTGCATCCCATGCTGGTCTGCACCGCCCTGGCCACCGGAGCGCTCATCGCCTTCTGGAGTGTGTCGACGTGGTACCCGCAGATCATCAGGCAGATGACCACAGCCGAGGGCCTCGCCCGGACGGTGGCCGATCATCGGGTCGCGGTGGCCGCGATGCTGTTCAACGCGGGCGGCATCATCGGTTACGCCGCATGGGGTTTCGTCGCCGACGCCATCGGCCGCAAAAGAGCCTTCCTCATCAGTTTCGGGGTCTCGGCGGTCACCATCGGCTGGTCGTTCCCGTTCGAACGCAGTTATCCCGAGATGTTGATCGCGATGCCGCTTCTGGGTTTCGGATTGTTCGGCGCGCTATCGGGCACCTTCATCTACGGGCCCGAACTGTTCCCGCCCAGTGTGCGAGCCACCGCACTGGCGGTGTGCAACAGCGTCGGTCGCTACGTCACCGCCCTGGGACCCCTGACAGCCGGGGTGATCGCCGCATCCTGGTTCGACGGAAACCTGGGCATCGCCACGGCATCGGTATCGGCGATCGGCCTGATCGCCGTGATCGGCCTGGCCTTCGCGCGTGAAACGCGCGGTACGCCCATGCCCGTCGACGGCCCCGCTGACCACATCATCCCGCTGAGCGAAAAGAGCGCGTCATGACCGAATACTCCACCGCCTCGGCGATCGTCGTCGGGGGATCGATCGGAGGGTTGACCACCGCGCTGCTGTTGCGCGACCTGGGTTTCCAGGTGGACGTCTACGAGCGCACCCCGATCCCGCTTGATGGTCGCGGCAGCGGAATCGTCCTGCAGCCGGACACCGTGCGCTGGTTCGCCGAACGGAGCACCCAGAATTTGGCCGACCTCCAGACCACCACCGCCTACGTGCAGTATCTCGATCCCAGCGGAGCCACCGTGCACCGCGAACCCGCCCGGTGGACCTACACGTCCTGGGGTACGTTCTACCGCGCCCTGCTCGCCGATTTCGGCACCGAGCGCTACCACTACGGCGAATTCGCCTGCGGTTTCAGCCAGGACGCCGACACCGTGACCGTCCGATTCGTCAGCGGCAGAACCGCAACAGCGGACCTCGTCGTCTTCGCCGACGGCATCACCTCCCCGGCCCGCGAATACTTCGACCCCGAAGCCACGCTGACGTACGCCGGCTATGTGGGTTGGCGGGGCACCGTCGCATGGGCGAACCTGTCCGCCGAGAGCCGCGATGTGCTGGGTGATGCGATCACCTACACCGTGATCCCGAACTCGCACATCACCATGTACCCGATTCCCGGGGAGGAGAGTCTCGACCAGGCCGACCGCCTGATGAACTACGTCTGGTATCGCAATGTGCCCGCCGGCCCCGAACTCAGTGAGTTGCTGATCGACAAAAGAGGATTCACCGGGTCGGTGTCCGTGCATCCGGGGCAGGTTCAGGATCGCTTCGTCGCCGAACTGCGCGAGGCCGCCGCCGCACAGTTGGCCCCCGCCGTGGCCGAGGTGGTCGAGAAGACCGCACAGCCCTATCTTCAAGTGCTTTCCGACGTGCGGTCCACGCGGATGGCGCTCGGCCGGGCCGCACTGATCGGCGATGCCGCGTGTGCGTCGCGGCCACACGCCGCGGCCGGAACCGCCAAAGCCGCGGCCGACGCGTGGGCCTTGGCCGACGCCCTGTCGACCTCCGCGGGTGACATCGCCTCCGCGCTGTCCAAGTGGGAGCCGGCGCAGCTGCAGCTCAGCGACGCCCTCCTGCGCCGCGTGGTGGATATGGGTGAGCGATCGCAGTTCCACAACACCTGGATGCCAGGGGATCCAGATCTGCGCTTCGGCCTCTACGGGCCTGGGCACTGAACACCTTCACGAGGAGAGGAACTCGACAATGACCGACAACAACTACCTGACTGATCTGCCGCTCGCGGGTGAACTGGTGGCCACCGATTTCGAGAGCTGGCCGGACTGGCTCAAGACCGAGTTCGCCGAGCACGCCTTCGACGGAAACGTCGGATCCCGGCTGCTGAGCGAGGATTCCCGCGTCAGGGTCTGGGAGATCCGGCTGGCGCCCGGGGAACGCTGGCATGCCCACCGGCATGTCCTGGACTACTTCTGGACCGCGATCAACGCCGGTAGCAGCCGCCAGCACACCCATGACGGCACGGTGCGCGAGGTCTCCTACGATGCCGGGGAGACCCGCCACTTCCATTTCGGGCCGGGGGAATTCCTGCTCCACGACATCGAGAACATCGGGGACACCGAGTTGATCTTCACCACTGTCGAGCACCTGGACAGCGACAACACCGCGCTGGACATCGCCCGATGACGGCCGTTGCTCAGCCGGGCGGTGTCATCGACGTCCACGCCCACTGGCTTCCTCGTTCGCTGTTCGGGCTGCCACCCGGCGCGCCGTACGGGCCGATGCACGACAGGGACGGCCAGCTGTTTCTCGGTGATCTGCCGCTGTCCATCGCCACCGAGTCCATGAGCGATGAGGCGGCCATCATTGAGGACATGGACCGTGCGGGGGTTGCGGTGCGGGTGCTCTCCGCACCCCCGTTCGCGTTCCCGCTCAGCGGCGAGCCGGGCGGCGCGGACTACGCCCGGGCTTTCAACACCGCCCTGGCCGATGTCGTGTCCCGGACCGACGGAAAGCTGCTGGGCCTGGGTGTCGTGAGCTTGGGCGCCTCCGAGGAGATCACCGCCCAGTTGACGGTCTTGCGCGATACCGCGGGCATTGTCGGGGTGGCCATCCCGCCGGTGGTCGCGGGCGAGTCCCTGCACCGAGGCGCGTTGCGGCACATCGTCTTCGAGGCTGCGCGCTTGGACCTTGCCGTACTGGTCCATCCCATGCAGATCGGGCGTCCGGAGTGGGCGGACTACTACCTGGCCAATCTCATCGGCAATCCTGTCGAAACCGCCACCGCGGTCGCGAATCTGGTCCTGAGCGGTGTGAAGGATGAGCTTCCCGCGCTGCGCATCTGCTTCCTGCACGGCGGCGGCTGCGCCCCCGGATTGCTGGGCAGGTGGGACCATGGCTGGCGTGCCCGCGCCGACGCCAGAGGAGGGTGCGCGCGAGTGCCGTCCGAGGTCTTCGCCGATCTGTATTTCGACACGGTCACCCACGGCGCGCCCCAACTCGAACTGCTCTGCAAGATCGCCGGGGTGGACAAGGTGGTGTGCGGCAGCGACTATCCGTTCGATATGGCCGAAGCGGATCCGGTACGGTTCGCGGTGAAACACGGTCCCGACCGGGACGCGCTGACTCGGGCGGCACGCGCGTTCCTGGGGTTGAGCTGATGTCGACGCTGTTCACCCCGCTGACCCTGCGCGAGGTCACGTTCGCCCATCGGGCGTGGATGTCGCCGATGATGCAGTTCTCCGCCGTTGTCGACGGACCGGAGGCCGGCGCACCCACGGACTGGCACCTGCAGCACTTCGGTGCGCGGGTCATCGGCGGGGTGGCCCTGGCGATGGTCGAGGCCACCGCCGTGGACCCCGTCGGCCGCAGCAGCATCTACGACCTCGGATTGTGGAATGACGCTCAGGTGCCGGGATTTCGGCGACTGACCGATTTCATCTCCACGCTCGGTGCGGTTCCGGGAATCCAGATCGTGCACGCCGGCCGGAAGGGATCCACCGGTCGGCCCTGGCCGGATCACAGCCGCGACCCGCAGTCCTGGACGACGCTGGGCCCCAGTCCGATTCCTTTCGGCCGTCTCCCTGCCCCGGAGGAACTCAGCCGCCACGACATCGAGAGCATCGTGGCGTCCTTCGCTGCCGCGGCCCGCCGGGCCGCCGCGGCCGGATTCCGGGTGCTCGAGATTCACGGCGCCCACGGCTACCTCATCCACCAGTTCCTGTCGCCACAGTCGAATATGCGCACCGACGGCTACGGCGGGTCGCTCGACAACCGGATGAGATTCGCTCTGGAGGTTGCGTCGGCGGTGCGGGCCGCGTGGCCGGAGCACCTACCGCTGTTCTTCAGGGTGTCGGCCACCGACTGGCTCGCCGGCGATACCGACGATCCACGCCCCGGCTGGACCGTGGCGGACACCGTGGCGCTCACCATCGGATTGAAGAATGCGGGAGTGGACCTCATCGACGTGTCCACCGGCGGGGCGGTGCCCGACGCCAAGATACCGGTGGCCCCCGGCTATCAGGTTCCGTTCGCCAAACGGGTCCGCGCCGAGGCGGACATCCCCACCGCGACCGTCGGTCTGATCACCGAGGCCGGCCAGGCCGAGGCCGTCATCTCCGGCGGCGAGGCCGACGCGGTCTTCGTCGCCCGCGCTCTGCTGCGCAATCCCAACTGGGTTCGTGACGCCGCGCATGACGCTGGGGTCGCGCTGGCGCATCCACCGCAGTACAGCCGGGCCTTCACCTGAGTTGCGGGTGCCCGTCCGGCGGCGGATACCGCCGGGCGGGCACACACCGCGGCTACTCGACGACGAAAACCGGGATCTGCCGGGTCGTCTTGGTCTGGTATTCGGCGTACGGCGGGTAGGCCGCGACAGCCAGTTCCCACCAGTGCGCGCGTTCGTCGCCCTCGATCTCGCGGGCGGTGAGTTCGACGACCTTGTCGCCGTCCTGCACGGTGACCTGCGGATGAGCCAGCACGTTGTGGTACCAGGACGGGTGGTTCGGGTCGCCGCCCTTGGACGCCACCATGGCGTACTTGCCGTTCTCCTCGACCCGCATCAACGGGACATAACGCTTCTTGCCTGACTTCGCCCCCGTCGTGGTGAACAGGACGATCGGGCGATCGAGGATCTCGATGCCCTCGGTGGTACCCGTCTCCAGGATCTTCTCGGTCTGGCTGCGAACCCAGTCGGTGGGGCTCAGTTCAGGATGCTCAGTCACCTGCTGCGCAACACCGATCGGTGTGCGGATATTCCCGGGTTTGTGACGCAACTTCGTCGGCCAGGGTGTCAGGGTCGGCACGGGCACGTGGATCACCTGGCTCCCCGACCATGAACGCCGCGCCCGCGGTCACCATTCGCATGCGAGATCGCGTTGAAGGCCGCTTCGCACAAGGCTGCGGAGACGTCCCGCTCATAGACTTGGGACATGCCGCGCACCTACGCCACCGCAGACGATGTCAGCCTCGACGAACTGCTGGAGTTCGTGCGGCCGAGGCACCGTATGGTGCTGACCACCTTCCGGGCGGACGGCTCGCTGCAGAGTTCGCCGGTCACCGGCGGCGTGGACGAGCAGGGACGCATCGTGATCGCGAGTTACCCGCAGCGTGCCAAGTCGGTGAACATCGGCCGGACGCCGCGCGCCAGCGTCACGGTGTTGTCCGATGAGTTCAACGGCCCGTACGTACAGGTCGACGGTGATGCGGAACGGATCGATCTGCCCGAGGCGGTGGAGGCGCTGGTCGACTACTTCCGCGCGGTCGCCGGTGAGCACCCGGATTGGGACGAGTACCGGCAGGCGATGGTCGATCAGCGAAAGTGCCTGCTGCGCATCACTCCTACGCGCTGGGGACCGGTGGCCACCGGCGGGTTCCCGCCGGCACGGGACTAGGCGGTGAACGCCGCCTCGAAGAATCCCAGCTCCAGCTGCATGGCGCGCCGGTAGGTGGCGTGCACGGCGGGGGTGTCGGCATGTTGCTCGTCGAGCAGCG includes:
- a CDS encoding class I SAM-dependent DNA methyltransferase → MGTRWQNADAPRGDDYDARWRTLSASGQSVHGEADLAESVLREHGGTRVLDAGCGTGRVAIELAERGFSVVGVDADPAMLDTARAKAPHLEWVLADLSAPEAGVAGEFDLIVAAGNVMIFLEPGTEAQVVAGLAGHLAPGGLLVSGFSLRPHRLSLADYDRFATAAGLEPMARWSTWDRAEFTGGDYAVSVHRRAPRPPERSSR
- a CDS encoding helix-turn-helix domain-containing protein, producing MTVSTGHERPGAELVTWLAALRTLSARAGAETDLPEVLCLVADTARTLLGFDFCGVLVPDAARERLEVQGWSGLSEEYVRRVNSDRPIRLNSGSPSTRAFHTGEPVAIRDVRIEPEFALWAGVAQDQGYRAIVAVPLIAGTEVLGTLNGYYASVHTFTRYEIERLILLANHAAIALTSARRLDELRALTGSLREQRDALARSEQIHERLLAVTLRSGGIGGIADALSDLIGRPVLIDDARQGEIARSSDGVDYPTAAVRSAMSDGEPTASTATVAEAVDGAGVPTGWLVASVRLGSEVAARIWFPGTLDSLDPLQIRAVEHASIVISVELLRVQTAAEVEHRVRGELLTDVLTGSGQLTPQLVERAQRLGHDLTVAHIAIVATLTGSGEVATRQAWQRALSAVTEVASGYQPRPLVAMHGGVLVALWPDATGTDVPPGVMVHRAMARAAPDVTATIAVSPAQATEYGDAYRIAKGALEIAVRAGRTDSVVGLEDLGVVGLLLQLDDPAKLLAYATRTLGPLLEYDAAHRTDLVSTLHTHFVCKQDRNVTAQRLMIHPNTVAQRLRRIERLCGVDLGDPAATVQFSSALMVLDVAAPR
- a CDS encoding MFS transporter, whose amino-acid sequence is MSAGRWHHDITRTQWLVLAGTTLGWGLDGFAGSLYVLVLGPAMTELLPHSGIGVDGAAIGFYGGMTVALFLAGWATGGILFGMLADYFGRTRVLSIGILTYAVFSALAVFADTWWQLGLLRFIAGLGSGVEAPVGAALIAETWRNRFRARAGGVMMAGYAGGFFMAAAAYALLGDHGWRAMMLLAGIPALVVWFIRRYVPEPPEIGAHLEARKERKALGHHHDQDRFVLGRLFSPPLLHPMLVCTALATGALIAFWSVSTWYPQIIRQMTTAEGLARTVADHRVAVAAMLFNAGGIIGYAAWGFVADAIGRKRAFLISFGVSAVTIGWSFPFERSYPEMLIAMPLLGFGLFGALSGTFIYGPELFPPSVRATALAVCNSVGRYVTALGPLTAGVIAASWFDGNLGIATASVSAIGLIAVIGLAFARETRGTPMPVDGPADHIIPLSEKSAS
- a CDS encoding aldehyde dehydrogenase, with translation MTQVSPATAPPASLPGQFRDILNPATGEVLTTIPEQGEIDVDAAVATARAAFEDGPWPNMVRSERAKLLLRIADAIEDSSEQLYTLEARNNGRPITETRAQLSRVPEWFRYNAGLLAAQRQAVLPGDGPYLTYQQRLPLGVCGIITPFNHPMLILARSLSAALANGNTVVVKPSELTPLTTLALADILTRAGLPEGVVNVVTGAREAGRRLTNHPDVAKITLTGGTEAGRSAAIATASRFARITAELGGKTPVLLFDDVDPSVAAEGAAFAAFVAAGQSCVAGSRFLVQRGIYDEFVAALTARAQAIRLGDPGLPSTQMGPLISARQRDKVVALIQTGLDDGATLTAGGQAPALPDPFDKGFFLSPTVLSDATMEMTVAREEIFGPVAVVIPFDDEHDAVRMANDNPYGLGAGVWTTDVSRAHRVAARIEAGMVWVNDHHRLEPSLPWGGIKESGSGKDAGTESFDDFSWIKTIVVRTAADHVDWYGDQPQRRLN
- a CDS encoding amidohydrolase family protein, giving the protein MTAVAQPGGVIDVHAHWLPRSLFGLPPGAPYGPMHDRDGQLFLGDLPLSIATESMSDEAAIIEDMDRAGVAVRVLSAPPFAFPLSGEPGGADYARAFNTALADVVSRTDGKLLGLGVVSLGASEEITAQLTVLRDTAGIVGVAIPPVVAGESLHRGALRHIVFEAARLDLAVLVHPMQIGRPEWADYYLANLIGNPVETATAVANLVLSGVKDELPALRICFLHGGGCAPGLLGRWDHGWRARADARGGCARVPSEVFADLYFDTVTHGAPQLELLCKIAGVDKVVCGSDYPFDMAEADPVRFAVKHGPDRDALTRAARAFLGLS
- a CDS encoding NADH:flavin oxidoreductase/NADH oxidase is translated as MSTLFTPLTLREVTFAHRAWMSPMMQFSAVVDGPEAGAPTDWHLQHFGARVIGGVALAMVEATAVDPVGRSSIYDLGLWNDAQVPGFRRLTDFISTLGAVPGIQIVHAGRKGSTGRPWPDHSRDPQSWTTLGPSPIPFGRLPAPEELSRHDIESIVASFAAAARRAAAAGFRVLEIHGAHGYLIHQFLSPQSNMRTDGYGGSLDNRMRFALEVASAVRAAWPEHLPLFFRVSATDWLAGDTDDPRPGWTVADTVALTIGLKNAGVDLIDVSTGGAVPDAKIPVAPGYQVPFAKRVRAEADIPTATVGLITEAGQAEAVISGGEADAVFVARALLRNPNWVRDAAHDAGVALAHPPQYSRAFT
- a CDS encoding FAD binding domain-containing protein, with amino-acid sequence MTEYSTASAIVVGGSIGGLTTALLLRDLGFQVDVYERTPIPLDGRGSGIVLQPDTVRWFAERSTQNLADLQTTTAYVQYLDPSGATVHREPARWTYTSWGTFYRALLADFGTERYHYGEFACGFSQDADTVTVRFVSGRTATADLVVFADGITSPAREYFDPEATLTYAGYVGWRGTVAWANLSAESRDVLGDAITYTVIPNSHITMYPIPGEESLDQADRLMNYVWYRNVPAGPELSELLIDKRGFTGSVSVHPGQVQDRFVAELREAAAAQLAPAVAEVVEKTAQPYLQVLSDVRSTRMALGRAALIGDAACASRPHAAAGTAKAAADAWALADALSTSAGDIASALSKWEPAQLQLSDALLRRVVDMGERSQFHNTWMPGDPDLRFGLYGPGH
- a CDS encoding TetR/AcrR family transcriptional regulator, whose protein sequence is MRRHGWSGDIPVDDDEAVRRIIETSRSAIDARGTVSVSEVAQTLGVTRQTIYRYFPTHETLLAATAVSSVAGFLDRLAAQLGSIDDPTEAVVEGIAYTIEQLPHDRYLGLVLQPGKASAFTAGVTSDIAIGFGRSILQRFGVDWAAAGFADGGLDELVEFMLRILQSFIVDPGRPARQGHALRAFLNDWIAPAVAAHAGVPIPHSHRR
- a CDS encoding aromatic ring-hydroxylating oxygenase subunit alpha, with amino-acid sequence MVLSPASSADESLTRRALQHALDGTTDMADAVLKVPLHYYRDPKITEIEESQILRRVPLAIVPSAQLPKNNDFVVRSVLGDSLLVTRDRSGLAHVFLNYCRHRGAMPACGSGNASRFVCPYHAWTYRNTGELFMVPGKSGFDTMDNADYGLVELPSQERYGFIWAVLTADAAIDLDAHLGPLGPELAQWNYESYGYHTDREFSSEVSWKGALEAFAEGYHFPFVHGESLIGQNTLPNTAIYDEFGKHHRIGFPFTWIKNLAEDSVAALEPSANMGVIYWVYPNLILANSPVGVEIIDMLPEGEPTRCTVRHSWMGRIPAIDDDMRALYDTVYEGVHAAVRDEDFAMLPQCGEGVRHGQHDHMIIGRNEIAVQHMIKVFAQELGVALA